One stretch of Harmonia axyridis chromosome 1, icHarAxyr1.1, whole genome shotgun sequence DNA includes these proteins:
- the LOC123677604 gene encoding endoplasmic reticulum metallopeptidase 1-like, giving the protein MNKASSLRNRIGKEKSHTYLDNAEEKVKSYKPIPLRHFVHFLFLILVVCILVIIVEKRLPKGLGLSDEKQHPDKFIAERAHNILKGLTRIGPRIAGSYENEVLAVNYLINETKKILQEAHHNHVIELDVHRTSGDFNLEFLDGMTNVYRDMQNVIVKVGSRIKSPHSLLINCHFDTVINSPGASDDGAGCAVMMEILRVITKSNKILRHNIIFLFNGGEENFMPASHGFITQHKWAKGIRAFINLEACGAGGREILFQAGPYHPWIMEAYSEEVPYPFASSLAQEIFQSGVIPGDTDFRIFRDFGNLSGLDFAWSSNGYVYHTQYDSLEQIPLGSLQRTGDNILALALGMAQGHQLSNIEHYKGGNLVFFDFLGAFVVRWSMEVADLINILTVIISLYSLYANSKTMETSDYIPKRTYIKKLFGCVGSVLWSWVSALLGCLAIAFLLNSTGATMSWYANPVWILFLYVIPTYTACMLTIYLHASYFNKELILSPWTLFQLYFDAYQLLWTIFLALGVIARIRSSFIALIWVIAATIENLVKTQLYGKWRDSKWLLLHIGVMGLPFVQGFYLTISALYLFIPIMGRAGAASYAEFLIAIMASAQFCVLLCFAVPIILLVQKMKKIFSSMMGIVLLSIAVLLLTPFGFPYSGNPKWLAPQRFMIVHSQRIYHDISGNVENNSSGFWIVDMDINSPHSVDKYVPEMRYAISVDQDCHDYLYCGLPYLVPVLNMLGKTHWIPTMSAPKTTPIHLKYRRENISAGQRLHLEIRGSNHIGIMISPVSGIDLKSWSLNSKYPLAGPKWHGRETYFIYYAHGLTPKPLNFSIDLKIPSNYTGYVIDLAISTHNLFGEGKESKPLQKFISRFPPWTTVTSWTATYESWLL; this is encoded by the exons ATGAACAAG GCATCATCATTGAGGAACAGAATTGGCAAGGAAAAATCACATACATATTTGGATAATGCAGAAGAAAAAGTTAAATCGTACAAGCCAATACCCCTGCGCCATTTTGTTCACTTTTTGTTTCTAATACTGGTGGTGTGTATCTTAGTGATAATAGTAGAAAAGAGGTTACCAAAGGGCCTTGGCCTTAGTGATGAAAAACAACATCCTGACAAATTCATAGCAGAAAGGGCTCACAATATCCTGAAGGGATTAACCAGAATAGGGCCAAGAATTGCAGGAAGTTACGAAAATGAAGTTCTAGCAGTCAATTACCTAATTAATGAAACGAAGAAAATTCTTCAAGAAGCGCACCATAACCATGTGATAGAATTAGATGTTCACAGGACAAGTGGAGATTTCAACTTGGAATTTTTAGATGGGATGACCAATGTTTACAGAGATATGCAAAATGTGATCGTTAAAGTTGGTTCACGCATCAAATCACCACACAGCTTACTTATAAATTGCCATTTCGATACAGTTATAAACAGCCCAG GTGCAAGTGACGATGGTGCAGGTTGTGCAGTAATGATGGAAATTCTGAGAGTGATcacaaaatcgaataaaatacTGCGGCATAACATAATATTCTTATTCAATGGAGGCGAAGAAAATTTTATGCCAGCTTCTCATGGTTTCATAACTCAACACAAATGGGCTAAAGGA ATTCGTGCCTTTATCAATTTGGAAGCTTGTGGTGCAGGTGGTAGAGAAATCCTTTTCCAAGCTGGACCTTACCATCCCTGGATTATGGAAGCTTATTCTGAAGAAGTGCCTTACCCATTTGCTTCATCGCTTGCCCAAGAAATTTTCCAAAGTGGTGTTATTCCAGGCGATACAGATTTTCGCATATTCAGGGACTTTGGCAATCTTTCAG gGTTGGATTTTGCTTGGTCGTCAAATGGTTATGTTTACCACACACAGTATGATTCCTTGGAACAAATACCTCTAGGTTCTCTACAAAGAACTGGTGACAATATTTTGGCCTTAGCTTTGGGTATGGCACAAGGACATCAACTCTCTAACATTGAACATTATAAAGGAGGAAATTTAGTATTTTTCGACTTCCTAGGAGCTTTCGTTGTTCGTTGGTCCATGGAAGTTGCCGATTTGATCAATATTTTAACTGTGATaatttctttatattcattgtATGCTAATAGTAAAACAATGGAAACCAGTGATT atatacCGAAGAgaacatatataaaaaaattatttggatgTGTTGGAAGTGTTCTTTGGTCCTGGGTCTCTGCATTGTTAGGTTGTTTAGCAATTGCATTTCTATTGAATAGTACTGGAGCTACAATGAGTTGGTATGCTAATCCAGTAtggattttgtttttatatgtgATACCTACATATACTGCTTGTATGTTGACAATTTACTTACATGCCAGTTACTTCAACAAG GAATTGATACTGTCTCCTTGGACTCTTTTCCAACTTTATTTTGATGCATATCAATTGTTATGGACAATATTTCTTGCCTTAGGTGTGATTGCCAGGATAAGGTCCAGTTTTATTGCATTAATTTGGGTTATAGCAGCGACAATAGAGAACCTTGTTAAAACACAGCTTTATGGAAAATGGAGAG aTTCCAAATGGCTTTTACTCCATATTGGAGTTATGGGGCTACCCTTTGTTCAAGGGTTTTACTTAACAATAAGTGCTCTCTACCTTTTTATTCCCATAATGGGAAGAGCTGGTGCTGCTTCATATGCTGAATTCCTTATTGCTATAATGGCCAGTGCCCAGTTTTGCGTGTTGCTATGTTTTGCAGTACCCATAATTTTGCTAGtccagaaaatgaaaaaaattttctcttcaATGATGGGAATTGTTCTTTTATCTATAGCTGTGCTTCTATTGACACCTTTTGGATTTCCTTATTCTGGTAATCCAAAATGGCTGGCGCCTCAGAGGTTTATGATAGta CATTCTCAAAGAATATATCATGATATATCTGGAAATGTGGAAAACAACAGCTCAGGTTTCTGGATAGTTGACATGGACATCAATAGTCCTCACAGTGTAGACAAATATGTACCTGAAATGAGATATGCTATATCAGTAGATCAGGATTGTCATGACTATTTGTATTGTGGTCTACCATATTTAGTACCAGTTTTGAACATGTTGGGTAAGACCCACTGGATCCCAACAATGAGTGCACCTAAAACAACTCCTATTCACTTGAAATATAGAAGAGAAAATATTTCTGCAGGACAACGTTTGCATTTAGAAATACGAG gTTCAAATCATATTGGAATAATGATTTCCCCAGTTTCTGGTATAGACTTGAAAAGTTGGAGCTTGAACTCTAAATATCCCTTAGCAGGTCCTAAGTGGCACGGAAGAGaaacatattttatttattatgctCACGGTTTAACTCCGAAACCTCTGAATTTCAGTATAGATTTGAAG ATTCCTTCAAATTACACAGGCTATGTAATAGACCTAGCCATCAGCACACATAACCTATTTGGAGAAGGGAAGGAGTCAAAACCTCTGCAGAAATTTATCAGCCGATTCCCTCCATGGACTACTGTAACGTCATGGACTGCCACTTATGAATCATGGTTACTTTGA